Proteins from a single region of Lelliottia sp. JS-SCA-14:
- the uraA gene encoding uracil permease: MTRRTIGVSERPPLLQTIPLSLQHLFAMFGATVLVPILFHINPATVLLFNGVGTLLYLFICKGKIPAYLGSSFAFISPVLLLLPLGYEVALGGFIMCGALFCLVAFIVKKAGTGWLDVMFPPAAMGAIVAVIGLELAGVAANMAGLLPADGQSPESKTIIISLVTLGVTVFGSVLFRGFLAIIPILIGVLAGYALSFAMGVVDTSPIAQAHWFALPTFYTPRFEWFAIFTILPAALVVIAEHVGHLVVTANIVKKDLIRDPGLHRSMFANGLSTMISGFFGSTPNTTYGENIGVMAITRVYSTWVIGGAAIFAILLSCVGKLAAAIQIIPVPVIGGVSLLLYGVIGASGIRVLIESKVDYNKTQNLILTSVILIIGVSGAKVHIGAAELKGMALATIVGVGLSLIFKLISVLRPEEEVLDAQESEKASH, encoded by the coding sequence ATGACGCGCCGTACTATCGGGGTGAGTGAAAGACCGCCGCTTTTGCAGACGATCCCGCTTAGTTTGCAGCACTTGTTTGCCATGTTTGGCGCAACCGTACTGGTGCCCATCCTGTTTCACATCAACCCGGCCACCGTACTGCTGTTCAACGGCGTCGGCACGCTGCTGTACCTTTTCATCTGTAAAGGCAAAATCCCGGCGTATCTGGGCTCCAGCTTTGCGTTTATCTCCCCGGTCTTGCTGCTGCTGCCGTTAGGCTACGAAGTGGCGCTGGGCGGGTTTATCATGTGCGGCGCGCTGTTCTGCCTGGTGGCTTTCATTGTGAAGAAAGCCGGGACCGGCTGGCTGGACGTGATGTTCCCGCCTGCGGCGATGGGCGCAATCGTTGCCGTCATCGGCCTCGAGCTGGCGGGTGTGGCGGCAAACATGGCTGGTCTGCTGCCTGCGGACGGACAATCCCCGGAATCCAAAACCATCATTATTTCGCTGGTGACTCTGGGCGTAACCGTATTCGGTTCGGTGCTGTTCCGCGGTTTCCTGGCGATTATCCCGATTCTGATTGGGGTGCTGGCGGGCTACGCGCTCTCCTTCGCGATGGGCGTGGTGGATACCTCCCCGATTGCCCAGGCGCACTGGTTCGCGCTGCCAACCTTCTACACGCCACGCTTTGAGTGGTTTGCGATCTTCACCATCCTGCCTGCAGCGCTGGTGGTGATTGCCGAGCACGTCGGCCACCTGGTGGTGACGGCGAACATCGTCAAAAAAGATCTGATCCGCGACCCTGGCCTGCACCGTTCGATGTTTGCCAACGGTCTGTCGACCATGATCTCCGGTTTCTTCGGCTCCACGCCAAACACCACCTACGGTGAGAACATCGGCGTGATGGCGATTACCCGCGTCTACAGTACCTGGGTGATTGGCGGAGCGGCGATCTTTGCGATTCTGCTCTCCTGCGTCGGGAAACTGGCGGCGGCGATCCAGATTATCCCGGTTCCGGTGATCGGTGGTGTCTCTCTGCTGCTGTACGGGGTGATTGGTGCGTCCGGTATTCGCGTGCTGATTGAATCCAAAGTGGATTACAACAAAACGCAGAACCTGATCCTGACCTCCGTTATCCTGATCATCGGCGTGAGCGGCGCGAAGGTGCACATCGGTGCGGCAGAGCTGAAAGGAATGGCGCTGGCGACTATCGTTGGCGTGGGCCTGAGCCTGATCTTCAAGCTGATCTCTGTGCTTCGCCCGGAAGAAGAAGTGCTGGACGCTCAGGAGAGCGAAAAAGCGTCACATTGA
- the upp gene encoding uracil phosphoribosyltransferase: MKIVEVKHPLVKHKLGLMREHDISTKRFRELASEVGSLLTYEATSDLETEKVTIEGWNGPVQVEQIKGKKITVVPILRAGLGMMEGVLEHVPSARISVVGIYRNEETLEPVPYFQKLVSNIDERMALVVDPMLATGGSMIATIDLLKNAGCNSIKVLVLVAAPEGIAALEKAHPDVELYTASIDQGLNEHGYIIPGLGDAGDKIFGTK; the protein is encoded by the coding sequence ATGAAGATTGTGGAAGTGAAACACCCACTCGTTAAACACAAGCTGGGCCTGATGCGTGAGCATGACATCAGCACGAAGCGTTTTCGCGAACTGGCCTCTGAAGTTGGAAGCTTACTGACTTACGAAGCAACGTCTGACCTGGAAACTGAAAAAGTGACCATCGAAGGCTGGAACGGCCCGGTTCAGGTTGAGCAGATCAAAGGTAAAAAAATTACCGTGGTGCCAATCCTGCGCGCAGGTCTGGGCATGATGGAAGGCGTGCTGGAGCACGTACCGAGCGCGCGTATCAGCGTAGTCGGTATCTACCGTAACGAAGAAACTCTCGAACCCGTCCCGTATTTCCAGAAGCTGGTGTCTAACATCGACGAGCGTATGGCGCTGGTCGTTGACCCAATGCTCGCCACCGGCGGCTCCATGATCGCGACCATCGACCTGCTGAAAAATGCCGGCTGTAACAGCATCAAAGTGCTGGTACTGGTTGCGGCACCGGAAGGTATCGCGGCGCTGGAAAAAGCGCACCCGGACGTTGAGCTGTATACCGCCTCTATCGACCAGGGGCTGAACGAGCACGGGTACATCATCCCGGGGCTCGGCGATGCTGGCGACAAGATTTTTGGTACGAAATAA
- a CDS encoding 6-phospho-beta-glucosidase has translation MPGFKEGFLWGGAVAAHQLEGGWKEGGKGISVADVMTVGAHGVPREITQGVIQGKNYPNHEAIDFYHRYKEDIKLFAELGFKCFRTSIAWTRIFPKGDELEPNEAGLKFYDDLFDECLKHGIEPVITLSHFEMPFHLVTEYGGWRNRKLIDMFVRFASVCFKRYQHKVKYWMTFNEINNQANFHEDFAPFTNSGLKYEEGEDREPVMFQAAHYELVASALAVKAGREINPSLQIGCMIAMCPIYPLSCAPNDIMMAMNAMHRRYWFTDVHVRGKYPQHLLNYFERRGFELDITDEDIAALKQGCVDYIGFSYYMSFATKATPDNPQLDYDESKSLVSNPYVQKSDWGWQIDPVGLRYSLNWFWDHYQLPLFIVENGFGAIDVQESDGTVNDQYRIDYLDAHIREMKKAVVEDGVDLMGYTPWGCIDLVSAGTGEMKKRYGFIFVDKDNEGNGTLNRSKKKSFDWYQKVIATNGADL, from the coding sequence ATGCCAGGATTTAAAGAAGGTTTTCTGTGGGGCGGCGCGGTGGCGGCGCATCAGCTGGAAGGCGGCTGGAAAGAGGGTGGTAAGGGGATAAGCGTCGCGGACGTGATGACGGTCGGGGCGCACGGCGTACCGCGTGAAATCACCCAGGGCGTCATCCAGGGCAAAAACTACCCGAACCACGAAGCCATCGATTTTTACCATCGCTACAAAGAAGACATCAAACTTTTCGCCGAACTGGGCTTTAAATGTTTCCGCACCTCCATTGCCTGGACGCGCATTTTCCCGAAAGGCGACGAGCTGGAGCCTAACGAAGCCGGTCTGAAATTCTACGACGACCTGTTCGACGAATGCCTGAAACACGGCATCGAGCCGGTGATTACCCTGTCGCACTTCGAGATGCCTTTCCATCTGGTGACCGAATACGGCGGCTGGCGCAACCGTAAGCTGATCGACATGTTTGTGCGTTTCGCCAGCGTCTGCTTTAAGCGTTATCAGCACAAAGTGAAGTACTGGATGACCTTTAACGAGATCAACAACCAGGCCAACTTCCACGAAGATTTCGCACCCTTCACCAACTCCGGCCTGAAATATGAAGAGGGTGAAGATCGCGAGCCGGTGATGTTCCAGGCCGCGCACTATGAGCTGGTGGCCAGCGCCCTGGCGGTGAAAGCCGGACGTGAAATCAATCCGTCCCTGCAAATCGGCTGCATGATTGCCATGTGCCCAATCTATCCGCTGAGCTGCGCGCCAAACGACATCATGATGGCGATGAACGCCATGCACCGTCGCTACTGGTTCACCGACGTACACGTGCGCGGGAAATATCCGCAGCACCTGCTGAACTACTTTGAGCGCCGCGGTTTCGAGCTGGATATTACCGACGAAGACATTGCAGCTCTGAAGCAGGGCTGCGTCGATTACATCGGCTTCAGCTATTACATGTCCTTCGCCACCAAAGCCACGCCGGATAATCCGCAGCTTGATTATGACGAAAGCAAAAGCCTCGTTTCCAACCCGTACGTGCAGAAATCCGACTGGGGCTGGCAGATTGACCCGGTGGGCCTGCGCTACTCCCTGAACTGGTTCTGGGATCACTACCAGCTGCCGCTGTTTATCGTTGAAAACGGCTTCGGGGCGATCGACGTGCAGGAGAGCGACGGTACGGTCAATGACCAGTACCGCATCGATTATCTCGACGCCCATATCCGCGAGATGAAAAAAGCGGTCGTCGAAGATGGCGTGGATCTGATGGGTTACACCCCGTGGGGCTGTATCGATCTGGTCTCTGCCGGAACCGGCGAGATGAAAAAACGTTATGGCTTTATTTTTGTTGATAAAGACAACGAAGGAAACGGCACCCTGAACCGCAGCAAGAAAAAATCTTTCGACTGGTATCAGAAGGTGATCGCCACTAACGGCGCAGACCTGTAA
- the purM gene encoding phosphoribosylformylglycinamidine cyclo-ligase has product MTNKTSLSYKDAGVDIDAGNALVDRIKGVVKKTRRPEVMGGLGGFGALCALPQKYREPVLVSGTDGVGTKLRLAMDLKRHDTIGIDLVAMCVNDLVVQGAEPLFFLDYYATGKLDVDTASSVITGIAEGCLQSGCALVGGETAEMPGMYHGEDYDVAGFCVGVVEKSEIIDGSKVADGDVLIALGSSGPHSNGYSLVRKILEVSGCDPETTELEGKPLADHLLAPTRIYVKNILELIENVDVHAIAHLTGGGFWENIPRVLPDNTQAVIDESSWQWPAVFNWLQTAGNVSQHEMYRTFNCGVGMLIALPASEADKAVELMKAKGENAWKIGIIKASDSEQRVVIE; this is encoded by the coding sequence GTGACCAACAAAACTTCTCTCAGCTATAAAGATGCCGGTGTTGATATTGACGCAGGTAATGCGCTGGTTGACCGAATCAAAGGTGTGGTCAAAAAGACTCGCCGCCCTGAAGTGATGGGTGGTCTGGGTGGATTTGGCGCGCTGTGCGCACTGCCGCAAAAATATCGTGAGCCTGTTCTGGTTTCTGGCACTGACGGCGTGGGCACGAAGCTGCGTCTGGCGATGGATCTCAAACGCCACGACACCATCGGGATCGACCTGGTGGCCATGTGTGTGAACGACCTCGTGGTGCAGGGTGCTGAACCCCTCTTCTTCCTCGACTATTACGCCACCGGCAAACTGGACGTGGATACGGCGTCCAGCGTCATCACCGGTATCGCCGAAGGCTGCCTGCAGTCTGGCTGTGCGCTGGTCGGCGGCGAAACCGCAGAGATGCCGGGCATGTACCACGGTGAAGATTACGACGTCGCGGGCTTCTGCGTCGGCGTGGTAGAAAAATCAGAAATTATCGACGGCAGCAAAGTGGCCGATGGCGATGTCCTGATTGCCCTTGGCTCAAGTGGCCCACACTCGAACGGTTACTCCCTGGTGCGTAAGATCCTCGAAGTGAGCGGCTGCGACCCGGAAACCACCGAGCTCGAAGGCAAACCGCTGGCCGATCATCTGCTGGCGCCAACCCGTATCTACGTGAAAAACATTCTTGAGCTGATCGAGAACGTTGACGTTCACGCCATTGCGCACCTGACCGGCGGCGGCTTCTGGGAAAATATCCCGCGCGTACTGCCTGACAATACGCAGGCGGTGATCGACGAGTCCTCCTGGCAGTGGCCAGCCGTGTTCAACTGGCTGCAAACCGCGGGCAACGTCAGCCAGCACGAAATGTATCGCACCTTCAACTGCGGCGTCGGCATGCTGATTGCCCTGCCTGCCAGCGAAGCGGATAAAGCCGTTGAGTTGATGAAGGCGAAAGGTGAAAACGCGTGGAAAATCGGTATCATCAAAGCTTCTGATTCCGAACAGCGCGTGGTCATTGAATGA
- the purN gene encoding phosphoribosylglycinamide formyltransferase: protein MKNIVVLISGNGSNLQAIIDACKQKQINGTIRAVFSNKADAFGLERARDAHIPAHALEASQFASREAFDRELVQEIDAYAPDVVVLAGYMRILSPGFVSHYSGRLLNIHPSLLPKYPGLHTHRQVLENGDEEHGTSVHFVTDELDGGPVILQAKIPVFDGDDEDDITERVQTQEHAIYPLVVSWFVEGRLEMRDNAAWLDGVKLPAQGHAADE from the coding sequence ATGAAAAATATTGTGGTGCTCATTTCCGGCAACGGAAGCAATTTGCAGGCAATCATCGACGCCTGCAAACAGAAACAGATCAATGGCACCATTCGCGCAGTATTCAGCAACAAGGCCGATGCGTTCGGCCTTGAGCGTGCGCGGGATGCCCATATCCCGGCGCACGCGCTGGAAGCCTCACAGTTTGCCAGTCGTGAAGCCTTTGACCGGGAGCTGGTGCAGGAGATCGACGCCTATGCGCCGGATGTCGTGGTGCTGGCCGGGTATATGCGCATCTTAAGCCCGGGTTTTGTCTCTCACTATTCCGGCCGTCTGCTGAACATCCACCCTTCTCTTCTGCCGAAATATCCGGGTCTGCACACCCACCGTCAGGTGCTGGAAAATGGCGACGAGGAGCATGGTACCTCCGTGCATTTCGTCACCGACGAGCTGGACGGCGGGCCGGTGATTTTGCAGGCCAAAATTCCGGTGTTTGATGGCGACGACGAAGACGACATCACCGAGCGCGTCCAGACGCAGGAGCACGCCATTTATCCGTTAGTGGTGAGCTGGTTTGTCGAGGGGCGTCTTGAGATGCGTGATAACGCCGCCTGGCTGGATGGCGTGAAGCTGCCCGCGCAGGGACATGCGGCGGACGAGTAG
- the ppk1 gene encoding polyphosphate kinase 1 produces MGQEKLYIEKELSWLAFNERVLQEAADKSNPLIERMRFLGIYSNNLDEFYKVRFAELKRRIIISEEQGLNSHSRHLLGKIQARVLKADQEFDGLYNELLLEMARNQIFLINERQLSANQQTWLRHYFKHYLRQHITPILINRETDLVQFLKDDYTYLAVEIIRGDSIRYALLEIPSDKVPRFVNLPPETPRRRKPMILLDNILRYCLDDIFKGFFDYDALNAYSMKMTRDAEYDLVHEMEASLMELMSSSLKQRLTAEPVRFVYQRDMPDAMVEMLRDKLTISRYDSIVPGGRYHNFKDFIGFPNVGKANLVNKPLPRLRHIWFDKFRNGFDAIRERDVLLYYPYHTFEHVLELLRQASFDPNVLAIKINIYRVAKDSRIIDAMIHAAHNGKKVTVVVELQARFDEEANIHWARRLTEAGVHVIFSAPGLKIHAKLFLISRKEGDDVVRYAHIGTGNFNEKTARLYTDYSLLTADARITNEVRRVFNFIENPYRPVSFDYLLVSPQNSRRLLYAMIDKEIAAAQKGEPSGITLKLNNLVDKGLVDRLYAASSTGVPVNLLIRGMCSLIPELEGISDNIRVTSIVDRYLEHDRIYIFENGGDKQVYLSSADWMTRNIDYRIEVATPLLDPRLKQQILDIIELQLSDTVKARYIDKELSNRYVQRGNRRKVRSQLAIYDYIKSLEQPD; encoded by the coding sequence ATGGGTCAGGAAAAGTTATACATCGAGAAAGAGCTAAGCTGGTTGGCGTTCAACGAACGTGTGCTTCAGGAAGCGGCTGATAAAAGCAATCCGCTGATTGAGCGTATGCGTTTTCTGGGTATTTATTCCAATAACCTGGATGAATTCTACAAGGTCCGTTTTGCCGAACTGAAACGGCGGATCATCATCAGCGAAGAGCAAGGTCTGAACTCCCATTCACGCCATCTGCTGGGAAAAATCCAGGCGCGCGTCCTGAAAGCGGACCAGGAATTTGACGGTCTGTATAACGAGCTGCTGCTCGAGATGGCACGCAACCAAATCTTCCTGATTAATGAACGTCAGCTTTCCGCCAATCAACAAACCTGGCTGCGCCACTACTTCAAACACTATCTGCGCCAGCACATCACCCCTATTCTTATCAATCGCGAAACGGATCTGGTGCAGTTCCTGAAAGATGACTACACCTATCTGGCGGTTGAGATTATTCGCGGCGACTCCATTCGCTATGCGCTGCTGGAGATCCCGTCGGACAAAGTCCCGCGCTTTGTGAACCTGCCGCCGGAAACGCCGCGCCGTCGCAAGCCGATGATCCTGCTGGATAACATCCTGCGCTACTGCCTCGACGACATTTTCAAAGGCTTCTTCGATTACGACGCGCTGAACGCCTATTCCATGAAAATGACCCGTGATGCCGAGTACGACCTGGTGCACGAGATGGAAGCCAGCCTGATGGAGCTGATGTCCTCCAGCCTGAAACAACGTCTGACCGCCGAACCGGTGCGCTTTGTGTATCAGCGCGACATGCCGGACGCGATGGTGGAAATGCTGCGCGACAAGCTGACCATCTCCCGCTACGACTCCATCGTGCCGGGCGGGCGTTACCACAACTTTAAAGACTTTATTGGCTTCCCGAACGTCGGCAAAGCCAATCTGGTCAACAAACCGCTGCCGCGCCTGCGCCATATCTGGTTCGATAAATTCCGTAACGGATTCGACGCCATCCGTGAGCGCGATGTGCTGCTTTACTATCCGTACCACACCTTTGAGCACGTGCTGGAACTGCTGCGCCAGGCGTCGTTCGACCCGAACGTGCTGGCGATCAAAATCAACATCTACCGCGTGGCAAAAGACTCGCGCATTATTGATGCGATGATCCACGCCGCGCACAACGGTAAAAAAGTGACGGTGGTGGTTGAGCTGCAGGCGCGTTTCGACGAAGAGGCGAACATCCACTGGGCGCGTCGTCTGACGGAAGCCGGTGTGCACGTCATCTTCTCCGCGCCTGGTCTGAAAATTCACGCCAAGCTGTTCCTGATTTCCCGTAAAGAAGGCGACGACGTGGTGCGCTACGCTCACATCGGGACCGGTAACTTTAACGAGAAAACCGCGCGACTCTATACGGACTACTCGCTGCTGACCGCCGACGCGCGCATCACCAACGAAGTGCGTCGGGTGTTTAACTTCATCGAAAACCCGTACCGCCCGGTGAGCTTCGACTATCTGCTGGTCTCCCCGCAGAACTCGCGCCGCCTGCTGTACGCGATGATCGACAAAGAGATCGCCGCTGCGCAAAAAGGCGAACCGTCGGGTATCACCCTCAAACTGAACAACCTGGTCGACAAAGGGCTGGTGGATCGTCTGTATGCGGCCTCCAGCACCGGTGTACCGGTGAATTTACTGATCCGCGGCATGTGCTCGTTGATTCCAGAACTGGAAGGCATCAGCGACAATATTCGCGTGACCAGCATCGTGGACCGTTATCTGGAACACGACAGGATCTATATTTTTGAAAACGGTGGCGATAAACAGGTCTATCTCTCTTCCGCGGACTGGATGACGCGTAATATTGATTACCGAATTGAAGTCGCCACCCCGCTGCTGGACCCGCGTCTCAAGCAGCAAATCCTCGATATTATTGAGCTGCAACTCAGCGACACAGTGAAGGCTCGCTATATCGACAAAGAACTGAGTAACCGCTACGTGCAGCGCGGCAACCGCCGTAAAGTGCGCTCACAGCTGGCGATTTACGACTATATCAAATCACTCGAGCAACCTGATTAA
- the ppx gene encoding exopolyphosphatase yields the protein MPINDKTPRPQEFAAVDLGSNSFHMVIAREVDGAMQIIGRLKQRVHLADGLDDKNMLSEEAMERGLACLSLFAERLQGFSASSVCIVGTHTLRQALNAPEFLKRAEKVIPYPIEIISGNEEARLIFMGVEHTQPEKGRKLVIDIGGGSTELVIGEDFEPKLVESRRMGCVSFAQMYFPGGTINRENFQRAKMAAVQKLESLAWQYRIQGWNVALGASGSIKAAHEVLLAMGEKDGIITPERLELLREEVLKHKSFDALSLPGLSDERKAVFVPGLAILCGVFDALAIRELRLSDGALREGVLYEMEGRFRHQDIRSRTAQSLANQYNIDREQAKRVLETTTHIYEQWEAQNPKLAHPQLAALLKWATMLHEVGLNINHSGMHRHSAYILQNSDLPGFNQEQQTMMATLVRYHRKAIKLDDLPRFTLFKKKQFLPLIQLLRLGVLLNNQRQATTTPPTLILKTDDHHWTLSFPHDWFSQNALVLLDLEKEQQYWEGVTGWLLKIEEEQSPDVAA from the coding sequence ATGCCGATAAATGATAAGACGCCACGCCCGCAGGAGTTTGCTGCGGTCGATTTAGGTTCTAACAGCTTCCATATGGTCATCGCCCGCGAGGTCGACGGAGCCATGCAGATCATCGGGCGCCTCAAGCAGCGCGTTCATCTCGCCGATGGTCTTGACGACAAAAATATGCTCAGCGAAGAGGCGATGGAGCGCGGCTTAGCCTGCCTGTCACTGTTCGCCGAACGCTTGCAGGGTTTTTCAGCGTCAAGCGTTTGCATCGTGGGCACGCACACCCTGCGCCAGGCGCTGAACGCGCCGGAGTTTCTCAAACGCGCGGAAAAAGTGATCCCCTACCCGATTGAAATCATCTCAGGTAACGAAGAAGCGCGTCTGATTTTCATGGGTGTGGAACACACTCAGCCGGAAAAAGGCCGCAAGCTGGTGATTGACATCGGCGGTGGTTCCACTGAGCTGGTCATCGGCGAAGACTTCGAGCCGAAGCTGGTCGAGAGCCGCCGTATGGGCTGCGTCAGCTTTGCGCAGATGTATTTCCCTGGCGGCACCATAAACCGGGAAAACTTCCAGCGCGCGAAAATGGCAGCGGTGCAAAAGCTGGAATCCCTCGCCTGGCAGTATCGCATTCAGGGCTGGAACGTTGCCCTCGGAGCGTCTGGCAGTATCAAGGCAGCGCATGAAGTATTGCTGGCGATGGGCGAAAAAGACGGGATTATCACCCCGGAGCGCCTGGAGTTACTGCGCGAAGAGGTGCTGAAACATAAAAGCTTTGATGCCCTGAGCCTGCCGGGCTTATCCGACGAGCGTAAAGCGGTGTTTGTGCCGGGCCTGGCGATCCTGTGTGGCGTCTTCGATGCGCTGGCAATCCGCGAGCTGCGCCTGTCCGACGGTGCATTGCGCGAAGGCGTGCTGTACGAAATGGAAGGCCGTTTCCGTCATCAGGATATCCGCAGCCGTACCGCGCAAAGCCTGGCAAATCAGTACAACATCGACCGTGAACAGGCGAAGCGCGTTCTGGAAACCACCACGCATATTTACGAGCAGTGGGAAGCGCAGAATCCGAAGCTGGCACATCCGCAACTGGCCGCTCTGCTGAAATGGGCAACGATGCTGCACGAAGTGGGCCTGAATATTAACCACAGCGGCATGCATCGCCACTCGGCCTATATTCTGCAAAACAGCGATCTGCCGGGCTTCAACCAGGAGCAGCAGACGATGATGGCGACCCTCGTGCGCTATCACCGCAAAGCGATCAAACTGGACGATCTGCCGCGCTTCACGCTGTTCAAGAAAAAACAGTTCCTGCCGCTGATCCAGCTGCTGCGCTTAGGCGTACTGCTGAATAACCAGCGTCAGGCCACCACCACACCGCCGACGCTGATTCTGAAAACCGACGACCATCACTGGACGCTCAGTTTCCCGCACGACTGGTTTAGCCAGAATGCGCTGGTACTGCTGGATCTCGAAAAAGAGCAGCAGTACTGGGAAGGGGTGACCGGCTGGTTGCTGAAAATTGAAGAAGAGCAGTCGCCGGACGTCGCGGCGTAA
- a CDS encoding EAL domain-containing protein, with product MNTLLFLKQHKDRWWALPLILPVIFLPIFSFASTYTHLNGGIIALYYMPLAFLLTLLLFFGLSALPGIILALFLRYHSTSGIFETAAVICHFIVPLTLSWGGYRVFSPPRNMVAYGDAKLMALRLFWQVLCPSALFLVLFQFAVYLGIYETRQSMAGLNPLTIRTLVNFQGLLVGGLTGVPLSYLLIRIIRHPRYLRALISQIRTQIDKKVTVTEFILWLAALGGLLSLLLIPLSDTSTIFSTNYTLSLLMPLMLWGAMRFGYKLMSLIWTPVLMVAIHYFYRYIPLGQGYDIQLAITSSSYLVFSFVVIYMSMLATRQRVITLHARRLAFLDPVVHMPNLRAMTRALTKSPWSALCMLRIPELEVLGRNYGVLLRIQYKQKLAEWLKSSLQPNECVYQLSGCDLAIRLNTESHALRIEELDKKIKEFRFIWDGMPLQPQVGMSYCCVRSPVNHLYLLLGELSIIADLSLSTNHPENLQQRGAMHLQRTLKDKVAIMNRLQWALEQDEFRLMAQRVQGIRGDHYHEILIRMPGENGVLLSPDKFLPVALEFGLSSRVDLWVLERTLQFMAEHRDRLPGQRFAVNLSSSTICRSQFPLDVHRLLKKYGIEAWQMIFEITESSGFGNADLARQTVKQLQKMGCRVAIDDFGTGYASYARLKSIDADMLKIDGSFIRNIADNSLDYQIVASMCHLARMKNMLVVAEYVESEAIRSAVNALGIDYLQGYLIGKPEALETLIDSQAPSDA from the coding sequence ATGAACACTCTATTATTCCTGAAGCAGCACAAAGACCGGTGGTGGGCGCTCCCCCTGATTTTGCCTGTCATTTTTCTGCCCATATTTAGTTTTGCCAGCACCTATACCCACTTAAATGGCGGGATCATTGCCCTCTATTACATGCCGCTGGCATTCCTGCTCACCTTATTGCTGTTTTTCGGCCTGTCGGCCCTTCCGGGTATCATTCTGGCGCTGTTTCTTCGCTATCACTCCACGAGCGGTATTTTTGAAACGGCGGCGGTCATCTGTCATTTTATCGTTCCCCTGACGCTCAGCTGGGGCGGATACCGCGTGTTTTCTCCTCCGCGAAATATGGTGGCCTACGGCGATGCAAAGCTCATGGCGCTACGACTTTTCTGGCAGGTATTGTGCCCGTCGGCGCTGTTTTTGGTGCTGTTTCAGTTTGCGGTCTATCTTGGGATCTACGAGACTCGCCAGAGTATGGCGGGGCTGAACCCGCTGACCATACGCACTCTGGTAAATTTTCAGGGGCTGCTGGTGGGTGGGCTGACGGGCGTGCCGCTGAGCTATCTGCTGATCCGGATCATCCGCCATCCGCGCTATTTAAGGGCGCTGATTTCACAGATCCGAACGCAGATCGACAAGAAAGTGACCGTAACGGAATTTATCCTCTGGCTCGCGGCGCTGGGCGGTTTGCTCTCTCTCCTGCTGATCCCCTTGAGCGATACCAGTACCATTTTCAGCACTAACTATACGTTGTCGTTGCTGATGCCGCTGATGCTGTGGGGCGCGATGCGGTTTGGCTATAAGCTGATGTCCCTTATCTGGACGCCAGTGCTGATGGTCGCCATTCACTATTTTTACCGCTATATCCCGTTGGGCCAGGGTTACGACATCCAGCTGGCGATCACCTCGTCCAGTTATCTGGTGTTCTCTTTTGTAGTGATTTACATGTCGATGCTGGCCACGCGCCAGCGCGTGATCACCCTTCACGCAAGACGGCTGGCGTTTCTCGACCCGGTCGTTCACATGCCGAATCTGCGCGCAATGACGCGGGCGCTGACGAAATCGCCCTGGTCAGCGCTCTGTATGCTGCGTATTCCGGAGCTCGAAGTGCTGGGCCGTAACTATGGCGTGCTGCTGCGCATCCAGTACAAGCAAAAACTGGCCGAGTGGCTCAAAAGTTCGCTCCAGCCGAACGAGTGTGTCTATCAGCTCTCGGGCTGCGACCTGGCGATTCGGCTGAATACTGAATCTCACGCGCTGCGCATTGAAGAGCTCGACAAGAAGATCAAAGAGTTCCGCTTCATCTGGGACGGAATGCCGCTGCAGCCGCAGGTTGGCATGAGCTATTGCTGCGTGCGCTCCCCGGTGAACCATCTCTATTTGCTGCTGGGTGAGCTGAGCATCATTGCCGATTTGTCGCTATCCACTAACCATCCTGAGAATCTTCAGCAGCGCGGCGCCATGCATCTGCAGCGTACGCTGAAAGACAAAGTTGCCATCATGAACCGCCTGCAATGGGCGCTTGAGCAAGATGAATTCAGATTAATGGCGCAACGGGTGCAGGGGATCCGCGGCGATCATTACCACGAAATTTTGATACGCATGCCAGGGGAGAACGGCGTGCTGCTCTCGCCAGATAAATTCCTGCCTGTGGCGCTGGAGTTTGGTTTGTCGTCGCGCGTCGATTTGTGGGTGCTGGAACGTACGCTGCAATTTATGGCCGAGCACCGTGACAGATTGCCAGGGCAGCGTTTTGCCGTAAATCTGTCGTCCTCAACCATCTGCCGGTCACAATTCCCGCTCGACGTTCACCGGCTACTGAAAAAGTACGGCATCGAAGCCTGGCAGATGATCTTTGAGATCACCGAAAGCAGCGGGTTTGGTAATGCCGATCTCGCCAGGCAGACCGTTAAACAGCTGCAGAAGATGGGGTGCCGGGTTGCCATAGATGATTTTGGTACCGGGTACGCGAGTTATGCGCGCCTGAAAAGCATCGATGCCGATATGCTAAAAATTGATGGCAGCTTTATTCGCAACATCGCTGACAACAGCCTGGATTACCAGATTGTGGCGTCGATGTGCCATCTTGCACGGATGAAGAACATGCTGGTGGTGGCTGAGTATGTGGAAAGCGAAGCGATTCGCAGCGCGGTGAATGCGCTGGGGATCGATTATCTGCAGGGGTATTTGATTGGAAAACCTGAGGCGCTTGAAACACTGATTGATTCTCAGGCGCCATCCGACGCCTGA